Part of the Nymphalis io chromosome 8, ilAglIoxx1.1, whole genome shotgun sequence genome, cttattccaccacgctgctccaatgcgggttggtagaattcacatgtggcagaatttcagtgaaattagacacatgcaggtttcctcccgatggtttccttcaccgtaaagcacgagatgaattataatcacaaattaagcacatgaaaattcagtggtgcttgcccgggttggaacccacgatcatcggttaagattcacgcgttcttaccactgggcctaAAAAGACCTAGATGATTGGGGATACTGCCTTTGCTAAATTAGACCTGAAAGAACTAGATGGCAGGATTTTGtggaagcccgtctgggtaggtatcacccaatTATTACGAATTCTACCGCTGTAGAGCTACAAAAAAATATCCCAAAAATAAATCGCAGCACGGTTCATGACCAAAATTGGCTACTACGAcaaaggaataagctccaaaaccttctccttaaaaaaagggcctttagcccagcagtgggacattcacaggctgttacggtacgacAAAAGATACATCCtacacaatttataaaatttaattgtgaaaattcatatatttaccGTGATTGTTCATTGCATAGATGTGGAGGCTCATCCGAGCCGTCCTTGCAGGAGATTATGGCATTGCAGAACTCGTATTCCGGTAAGCATTCACCCGACCCGCAGCGGAATGTGTGTCGCGGACAACTGGAAAAACACGATCGTACTGTTATACAACTTACAAAACTAGCCCTAACATCAACCTGTTCCGTATATTCACGGAATCTATTACTTGCATTACATTTTTCTACATTTTCTCAAGAcagaatatttcattttgaatttcAAGGATTTTTTAAACACTGATTGGTTAGACCCAGTTAATCAGGATTTGTTTCAGGATCACAAAACATTCGACAAGTTATGTTTTTCCTAGGTATAAAAGCTCACCCTCTTCTCCTAGTAGCTCGGCAGTTTCTCTCGTCCTCTCCGCCCGGACATTGTACGACGCCGTCACACCGCGAGGCGCGTGACACGCACGGTGAGCCCGCTCCTCCGCAGCGAAACGCGTGCATTGGGCAACGTTCGCCGGTACCATCTGAAATAATGTTGGATATTATCTGttgtataattgttattttggaATCAAATTTTtcatatcaatcaataaatatattttatccataAAAGTTATGTATTcccaatattttgtattaacggTAATGAGGTAATGACATCACCTCTCTTCCTCTTAAGATACTTTACTGGATGCCACtctaacaaatacaaaaaaaaaaagaataaatacacAATCGCTTCAAACATataactgtactgtactgtattaccTTGTACATTGGTATTATTCGTAGTTGTACATATTAGTGACATAACACATTTTACGTTGACTgaattctttgtttttattttaaaataaaggagCACCTCTCGGGTAGAGGTGGTCCTAATTAAAGGAAAGTAAGAGGTAAAGatttgtattaatgttaacATTTAACACCTAACCCAATTTACCAGCAGCaacgataatttaaaatttgcttttataatcCTTCACCAATCGTTTGGAAACACGgttttaataaatgaagaaattTTGTTTCGTTTAAAGGTAAGTGatacagttaaaataattaataagataagaatAAGTTGTGCAAGGAAAGGAACCCGTGCATAGATATTTACCTCTACCTGTACCTTGGCATTTCTCGTCAGATCCGTCCGGACAATCCTTACGACCGTCACAAACAAAGTACCAGCTTATACATGTACCAGTTGATCGAcactgaaataaattaatcaaataataataatatttaatttatttcttcacaaaaagtttacaaattaacatataacatttaaatattaattaaataatgtgaagactggtgcttgcaatagataaactgttctactaatgatataatgatattataatatacatatatacaaatattttcttaattttactcAAATCAACTATTTTTCTCACATCAACTTATTAAGTTTATGAAGGGTGTTGCACCTTAACCGTAAACGACTGACTAATTGACTCACTCACTTGGAACGTGCCCGGTAAACATCCTCTGTTGCGAGCTGAACAAGCCGAGGTAGAATTTGTACGGTATGCGCAATCGCATCGCTTATTAACACATCGCGTGTTTGGATCCACCATGTGGCACTGTTCATCTGTGAAACAGGGCATTCCCAAAGACGCCGGTCCGACGTCGAATGAAACAGGATCGGCACGAATGcgatttttatctaaaaataaaattggatcaattttaattttgcaattactccaaattaaaaaagtaacaacctgatttaaataataattatctatatgacaTCGATCTTCTTAGACAATAcctaaatattacttaaaagttttttaacttACCTTTTAGGGATGACTTTTTTTGATGGCCAGTTTTGTTAGACTTATTACTATTCTGATCCTTTATAGTTCCTTTCTTGTTTGATTTCTTTTCAACTGTTGGCTGAGTCACTACTCTGTAAATTGGTTGATCGTTGGCATGCAAATTAGCAGTCATTTCATCAACTCTAATCAATTCATTAGGTTCACCATCTTTTCTGTTTGATACTGGTAGTTTGCTAGGTTCTATAGTGGGTACCTTTAAAACAGTTTGCATAAGGGGACTATCTTCTTGTGTGCTCAGTACGTCATTGTTACTAGTAAACATAGGTAAGTTGCTTGGTTGAATGTCGTCTGTAATTGCTGTTAATTTAGACTTTCCGATTGAATCGACTGGTTTGGAATTTTTTTGAATCTTGGATATTTTATCGTATAACTCTTGATTTAACGGTTTTCCTTTAATAGACTCTACAGTTATCAAATCTTTCTCAAGTATCACTGCCTCGGTTGAATATGTAGATGGTTTTTGAGCAATGCACTTTTCCCCAGTTTGTTTAAAAAACGCATTACAAGAACATCTTCCAAACAGATTTGGTATAACGAATTCACAATGACTTTCTTTATCCCACAAACGGCAATGTTCGTTGCTGTAACAAACGTGACCCGGCGGTGCAGCTACgaaaaataaacagtattacTTAAGAGTTGTCCAAACTCGCGCTAGTACAATATTTGTGCTTTATTTATGCTTAGAATCCATCTCATCTGAAAACATTGTCAGGAAGTATGCATATGTCGAATAAAAACCATTAATCAACCGATATTATAGAagaatggtggaataagcttcaaagcTTCTCCCCAAAAGAAGAAACCTTAGCTAACTTgtacatttcatttatatatattcttgttaTTTAGAGACCATTACTAGTACTACTACAACTGGGTActataagatttattaataaacgagCTGAAATCAAACCGTATTGAACTTGTCAGCCGTGGAAAATCATTAGTGATATACAGTGGTTGTGATATGAACCGTAGTTAGTAATTTACTCTATGGCAAATGAACGACTTCTCACTATATGCTCTGATAATcgctttcttaataaatataaacctaagttaggtttatatttataactcacatattcgattttaaaatttctagcTATTAAATTAGGtacctttatataataattatataaaagagattttcaaattaattaatcgtATACAAATTTTAGGATTTTTTACTACTTATGTGGCAAATCAAAATCAACATAATACACCACAGGTGAGTGTAAATTATGTACATAGCATCgtttctataaaatatgttaatcgaTGTACGAGTTCTACTTTAGACGTGAAATAATTCTCACACTATACAAGCATTatgagttataataaaatatgtcattaaAGGCACCGCATCGGTTTGACAGAACAATCGCCTCATTTTCTCACAGAACATTCCAGATATACATTACGGAAGTGATTACTATCTAAGCGCAGTGAACAGCTAGTTATAGAAATTGGTTTGCGCGAAATATGCGATTTAAAAACGCAATCATGAATTGTTATATTACAACTGGTCGGTCAATTGGATTGATATCGATATTAATATCTTGACTTTCATCTGCCCGAGTTTTAGAATGACATAGTGGCTGCTAGTAGCTATCTGCAGTCAAAGCAGTGAGTTACTACCCGTGACGCGACCGATTCGGCGTAAATTCTCAAACGACAAGCGGTAATGAAATCGAAAGTAGTAAACGTAGTTATtactaatactattattatattttttccttataGAAAATTTACAACTTAAATTACCGTAAGAAAATTTTGCTAATTCTTTTATTAAGGTCAcaaatattagaataatttaacGACTACTTGGAACATGGGTTATTGCAATTACTTTCTGCGCTAATAGCTTCATTTCCTGCTTATGATAAAAATTTGGTTAGGcaatgtagatttttttatagaataggaaggcggacgagcatatgggccacctgatggtaagtggtcaccaacgcttatagacattggcattgtaagaaatgttatcgccatcgcttacatcaccaatgcaccatcaaccttgggaactaagataaagcaggattttttttttatgttgcaagcgaaataataaaaaatgtaaacacttactactaaatactatatatttatccGAAAATTTCAGCTTTCATTAAATTTACGGAGCATTTATTTCTGACATCcgatcattttaaattaatttggggAAAAACGCGTTCGAGAGTAAATGCCGAAAAGCGGGATAGAGACTATTCCATGAGGGACATTTATTTTGGCACTAAAAGTTGGGCCGCTACCCCAAAATCGGGACCTCTGGCAATGCTGGTTTGTTGTATCTCCTccaaattatacaaattgaGGATGTTTTAATGGTTTGTAATTCGACATATGTAATGAGATccgttatttaaaatactaacacaactagattattattaattaaaaatatacttacgaGAAAGACAGGTATGCTTCCTAAATTGCAAATGTCCGTCTGAACATCGGCAAACTCCATCTAAACAGGCGCTAAAGGCAACTTTTAAGGTGCACTGTTCCGACACCACGCACTCAGAACCTAAGAGAGTCGCTGTAACAAAGGATTTAGTTACTTTAGTAATCTTGTCTGAGGTCAAATGGGTTTTGAATAATTACGCGCTGATAGATTGCCTGCGCAATcaataaattactatatataagtgCATAATAATACAATTGCATGATTATTCCGAGCTAACTTTtggctttaaaaataaattataaatttccttAAATCCAtgttggatttaaaaaaaaaaaaagccgagatggccctgtggtaagaacgcgtgaatcttaaccgatgatcgtgggttcaaacccgggcaagcaccactgaattttcatgtgcttaatttgtgattataattcatctcgtgctttacggtgaaggaaaacatcgtgaggaaacctgcatgtgtctaatttcactgaaattctgccacatgtgaattctaccaacccgcattggagcagcgtggtggaataagctccaaaccttctcctcaaaaagaggagaggaggcctttagcccagcagtgggacattcacaggctgttacggttacggtacggtatgttGGATTATTTTATCTAATGAAACAAACTATCTTGAACTCTTGcacacttatattatattagacttATTTGAATAGAGTGCTGTCTCCAAAACTTTATAAggtaaaattaagtatatactgacaaaacattttcatgttatttattagagcgtacaaaaaaaatttaattcaatgttgACATGCATGTCATGTGCAGTTAGGATGTCCATCAAAACAGAACAAGGAAAAATTTGAAGTGTATAAGATAAcggatatattatgtatttttaaacatcggtacataaaaaaataagatttttaagaaCTGGGCGTAACAGACATATTCTACGAAGCATATGAATGAAGGTGGACAGAAAATTGAATGACGAGGTCACGACTCTAGTCGTATGCGACCCTATTTTATGGTTCAAGTTCACAGTTGGCTTGGAGCGTCAATTTGTATGCAATGTATAAGttttgactttatttttatgtatatgaaCCGTAATCGTTTTATGATGTTATGCACGTTTTGTATCCAATACCGTCTAGTATTAGTCATGgtgacaaataaaattgaaaaaaaaatcaatttactaTAACAAATCTCATTCAAATAATACACCAACGGATAAACATAAttcgattgaaaaaaaaaaaaaaatatataacagtttaagcgataatacatattaatatatcaataacttATTTCCAAacaatatgattaataattattgttttatctttaataCACACAATACTTGCAAAATATACCTGTTGGGTGTTTGTTtcacaatgaaatataaatactaaatatttattgtaaatgaccgaattaaatattaagttaatctttaaattagttaataatatttttagaaagtaTCCGAAATGTCAGGTtgtttgtgtaatatttattgtttaatatattgccGTAGTCGAGTGATTAATAAAACGAACAAATGAACAGTTGTTTTAAGGAAGTAAAATTCCATTTATCAATCATGTTTGCATGTGTCAACACGGTGTAATTTATAGTATTcggaaaatattttctaataacttAAATACGATTTTATAATAGTGTTGAAACTTTCCGCTTGTGTAGGCACAGCCGACACTTTCGAACGATTAGCAGTCTGTCACATAACAAATCATTTTACATACCAGTAGTGTTTTTGATATAAGAATGTGCCGATAAAGCTATTCAAATGTTTGTGTAATTAATTCCTttcaataatatgttaattatgatCATATAAAATACCCAGTATGTGGTGTGAAGTACCTTCCGCATTTTACACACATTGTAATGAATACAATGCTAGGTTATCATTTGataaaatacttactttataataatgcgcaggtaaaataaaatttaaaataaaagttttaatcttatgtacataaattacacaaataaatatatgattatgcattaatacatctattttattattcagcGCTGAAGAGGTCGCTGTTTGAAGCAAAAAATATCCAGGTTAATACAAATTTTTTGGTATTGTTATATCTTAGACAGATCTTATTGATGAAGTTAAACATGTTTGACACACAAATCTTAAAAATGAAGCTTAAAAAGATGAATATG contains:
- the LOC126769997 gene encoding uncharacterized protein LOC126769997 isoform X2, with protein sequence MHKKSRFLMLLQWLVVMNILVLQSEGSSLGSSCRSNDECSVLNAQCTRGVCTCRPYYAQVDDSTCLESTLLGSECVVSEQCTLKVAFSACLDGVCRCSDGHLQFRKHTCLSPAPPGHVCYSNEHCRLWDKESHCEFVIPNLFGRCSCNAFFKQTGEKCIAQKPSTYSTEAVILEKDLITVESIKGKPLNQELYDKISKIQKNSKPVDSIGKSKLTAITDDIQPSNLPMFTSNNDVLSTQEDSPLMQTVLKVPTIEPSKLPVSNRKDGEPNELIRVDEMTANLHANDQPIYRVVTQPTVEKKSNKKGTIKDQNSNKSNKTGHQKKSSLKDKNRIRADPVSFDVGPASLGMPCFTDEQCHMVDPNTRCVNKRCDCAYRTNSTSACSARNRGCLPGTFQCRSTGTCISWYFVCDGRKDCPDGSDEKCQDGTGERCPMHAFRCGGAGSPCVSRASRCDGVVQCPGGEDERNCRATRRRGCPRHTFRCGSGECLPEYEFCNAIISCKDGSDEPPHLCNEQSRWRAADFCPLRCGNGRCRSTAVACSGRDGCGDNSDEIACAVCKCSAPPLP
- the LOC126769997 gene encoding uncharacterized protein LOC126769997 isoform X1; protein product: MHKKSRFLMLLQWLVVMNILVLQSEGSSLGSSCRSNDECSVLNAQCTRGVCTCRPYYAQVDDSTCLESTLLGSECVVSEQCTLKVAFSACLDGVCRCSDGHLQFRKHTCLSPAPPGHVCYSNEHCRLWDKESHCEFVIPNLFGRCSCNAFFKQTGEKCIAQKPSTYSTEAVILEKDLITVESIKGKPLNQELYDKISKIQKNSKPVDSIGKSKLTAITDDIQPSNLPMFTSNNDVLSTQEDSPLMQTVLKVPTIEPSKLPVSNRKDGEPNELIRVDEMTANLHANDQPIYRVVTQPTVEKKSNKKGTIKDQNSNKSNKTGHQKKSSLKDKNRIRADPVSFDVGPASLGMPCFTDEQCHMVDPNTRCVNKRCDCAYRTNSTSACSARNRGCLPGTFQCRSTGTCISWYFVCDGRKDCPDGSDEKCQGTGRDGTGERCPMHAFRCGGAGSPCVSRASRCDGVVQCPGGEDERNCRATRRRGCPRHTFRCGSGECLPEYEFCNAIISCKDGSDEPPHLCNEQSRWRAADFCPLRCGNGRCRSTAVACSGRDGCGDNSDEIACAVCKCSAPPLP